From one Dyella sp. 2HG41-7 genomic stretch:
- a CDS encoding TonB-dependent receptor, whose protein sequence is MRNRLALHIALVLGTTAPLTAFAQAPAPAPHTLAIAPMPLAKALENFSHEAGLQIVYGSDIPDSIRSPGADAGLPPEQQLRQLLTGTGLTYRFVTPNTVTIVPGNVATNAGNPASAAVATAGSAGSDPQSNANTPSSKSIKDLDSVVVTARSGVDVRTRAQTSYSITTIDEDRLRMQNPTSVTEAVKSVPGFWVESSGGEASGNIRARGIPVDGFGSVQLLEDGIPVQHDPALGYLNADQAFRLDETIDRVEVVRGGPSSIFYSNAPAGAINFIPRQVGDSAEGLIKYTAGNYGLGRMDFWFGAPLGDGWKFSTGGFFRVDHNIRDPGYNGDNGGQLRATLSKQFDNGDVSIDVKRLDDRVYFDLGIPMYRNTSGDLVSVPGFNGNYGTVAGPETEHMQLQQGNGSYYNFDNSLGTDVQRTQLTVKFDYNLWDDWKLAEDLRYSDTNTQRNGVYPNAIETSSAFYASAASRLKQYYPGAAGMQLYYADSGAAFNNTSQNGNGLVILGGLRGITMPMDELTSNTRLMRKFEFGDQTHDVTLGYYHAHFNQSFDRFSSTVLLDTENNAKLLNLEAVNAAGQPIGALTDDGIYNNGYEWAHAHGTSDTDAFYFSDEWQATDKLRIDGGARWERVETRGWTELSTTANLGTPWSSGILTGNGQYASYDHAFHKLGWTLGANYQFTDHQGVFARYTSTFRLPNLSTYITSPTAVPVTQTMILPEIGYKFANRYIEAYETLFYTRYNNVGFSNYVFNPNTGASTAETGYADTETYGLELEGTIFPSKLFDVQYSATLQDPRYKGLRYTTITAGEPVLLDYDDNQLIRVPRKSLRIVPGFNLLDNKLRLQMSYEYEGKRYSDTANSVELPQYHTINFSARYQVTPDLSLFLYADNLNNSLGLTEGNPRSGELKSSDAGATVFIARPLLGRSFRASVMYRF, encoded by the coding sequence ATGCGTAATCGCTTAGCTCTTCATATCGCCCTTGTTCTTGGCACCACCGCGCCGTTGACGGCGTTCGCACAAGCTCCCGCGCCCGCGCCGCACACCCTGGCCATCGCACCGATGCCGCTCGCCAAGGCGTTGGAAAATTTCTCGCATGAAGCCGGGCTGCAGATCGTTTACGGTTCCGACATTCCCGACAGCATTCGTAGCCCCGGCGCCGACGCGGGTTTGCCGCCGGAGCAGCAGTTGCGTCAGCTGTTGACGGGCACGGGTCTAACGTATCGTTTCGTAACGCCGAACACGGTGACGATCGTCCCGGGAAACGTGGCAACCAATGCGGGCAATCCGGCCTCCGCTGCGGTAGCGACGGCCGGTAGCGCAGGTTCCGATCCACAAAGCAACGCCAACACGCCGTCCAGCAAAAGCATCAAAGATCTCGACAGCGTCGTGGTCACGGCGCGCTCCGGTGTGGATGTGCGCACGCGCGCGCAAACGAGCTACTCGATCACCACCATCGATGAAGACCGTCTGCGCATGCAGAATCCCACCAGCGTGACCGAAGCGGTGAAATCCGTGCCGGGCTTCTGGGTGGAATCGTCCGGCGGCGAAGCCAGCGGCAATATTCGTGCGCGCGGTATTCCGGTCGACGGTTTCGGTTCGGTGCAACTGCTGGAAGACGGCATTCCGGTGCAGCACGATCCGGCGCTGGGTTATTTGAATGCCGACCAGGCGTTTCGTCTGGACGAAACGATCGATCGCGTGGAAGTGGTGCGCGGCGGTCCGTCGTCGATCTTCTATTCCAACGCGCCGGCCGGCGCGATCAACTTTATTCCGCGTCAGGTCGGCGATTCGGCTGAAGGTTTGATCAAGTACACCGCCGGCAATTACGGCCTCGGCCGCATGGATTTCTGGTTCGGCGCGCCGCTCGGCGACGGCTGGAAATTCAGTACTGGTGGCTTCTTTCGCGTCGATCACAATATTCGCGATCCCGGTTACAACGGCGACAACGGCGGGCAATTGCGCGCCACCTTGTCCAAGCAATTCGATAACGGCGATGTCAGCATCGATGTGAAGCGACTGGACGATCGCGTGTATTTCGATCTGGGCATCCCGATGTACCGCAACACCAGCGGCGATCTGGTGTCCGTGCCCGGTTTCAACGGCAACTACGGCACCGTGGCCGGTCCCGAAACCGAGCATATGCAGCTGCAGCAGGGCAACGGCAGCTACTACAACTTCGACAACTCGCTCGGCACGGATGTGCAGCGCACGCAGCTCACGGTGAAGTTCGACTACAACCTGTGGGACGACTGGAAGCTGGCGGAAGACCTGCGTTATAGCGACACCAATACGCAACGCAACGGTGTGTATCCGAATGCGATCGAAACGTCATCGGCGTTTTACGCATCCGCGGCGTCGCGACTGAAGCAGTACTACCCGGGCGCCGCCGGCATGCAGTTGTACTACGCGGATTCGGGCGCGGCGTTCAACAACACCAGCCAGAACGGCAACGGTCTGGTGATACTCGGCGGCCTGCGCGGCATCACGATGCCGATGGACGAACTGACGTCGAACACGCGCCTGATGCGCAAGTTCGAATTCGGCGATCAGACACACGACGTGACGCTGGGCTATTACCACGCGCACTTCAATCAAAGCTTCGACCGCTTCTCGTCCACCGTGCTGTTGGATACGGAAAACAACGCCAAGTTGCTGAACCTTGAAGCGGTAAACGCAGCCGGTCAGCCGATCGGCGCGCTCACCGATGACGGCATCTACAACAACGGTTACGAGTGGGCGCATGCGCACGGTACGTCCGACACCGATGCGTTCTACTTCTCCGACGAATGGCAGGCGACCGACAAACTGCGCATCGACGGCGGCGCGCGTTGGGAACGCGTGGAAACGCGCGGTTGGACCGAATTGTCCACCACGGCGAATCTGGGTACGCCGTGGAGCTCGGGCATCCTTACCGGCAACGGGCAGTACGCCAGCTACGATCACGCCTTCCACAAACTGGGCTGGACGCTCGGCGCGAATTATCAGTTCACCGATCACCAAGGCGTGTTCGCGCGCTATACCTCCACCTTCCGCCTGCCGAACCTGAGCACGTACATCACCTCGCCGACCGCCGTGCCGGTAACGCAGACGATGATCCTGCCGGAAATTGGCTATAAGTTCGCCAATCGCTACATCGAAGCGTACGAGACGTTGTTTTACACGCGATACAACAACGTCGGTTTCAGCAACTACGTGTTCAATCCCAACACCGGCGCATCGACCGCGGAAACGGGTTACGCAGACACCGAAACCTACGGTTTGGAACTGGAAGGCACGATCTTTCCGTCCAAACTGTTCGACGTGCAATACAGCGCCACGCTGCAAGATCCACGCTACAAAGGCCTGCGCTACACCACCATCACGGCGGGCGAGCCGGTGCTGCTCGACTACGACGACAACCAGCTGATACGCGTGCCGAGAAAGAGTCTGCGCATCGTGCCGGGCTTTAACTTGCTCGACAACAAGCTGCGATTGCAGATGAGTTACGAATACGAAGGCAAGCGTTATTCCGACACCGCCAACTCGGTCGAATTGCCGCAGTACCACACCATCAACTTCAGCGCGCGCTATCAAGTGACGCCGGATCTTTCGTTGTTCCTGTATGCGGACAATCTCAACAACTCGCTGGGTCTGACCGAAGGCAATCCGCGTTCGGGCGAATTGAAGAGCAGCGATGCCGGCGCGACGGTGTTTATCGCGCGTCCATTGCTGGGTCGTTCGTTCCGCGCGTCGGTGATGTATCGGTTTTGA
- a CDS encoding CehA/McbA family metallohydrolase yields the protein MKASLPVSTIPLLALMVLLLCLAAFVHASDNAPDLVLKGEIHGNDNQTYRTVPFTVPANVTRITVQFEYDGRDQRTTIDLGILGPDGFHGQDGFRGWTGGSKKLFTISATDATPSFLPGPIRAGRWALLLGIPNIRPAVSATYTAKVWFGHPGDPAWLPEVLNPPLRQGAAWYRGDLHMHGAHSDGSCENQSGAQRVPCPLFLTVDAAVQRGLDFIALSDHNTVSQMNDMRELQPYFDRLLLIPAREITTFTGHANLFGTDDPVDFRVGSADVPSWNALLQNVATLHGLISINHPVRPDDETCMGCGSKPAQPVDWHLVQAIEAVNGMDAMLPDSGIPFWQHLLDQGYRLTAVGGSDNHNAKQSLTLPGGGLIGTPTTVVHANELSMPAILAGIRAGHVFIDTQGTRDRLLNLTAQVGHQTAEMGDAITANAGESVRFTVTATAPQDSRVEILLDGKTWQPKIEPVVHGSLNQSFDWPSDDKRHWIRANVRGANGELLLVGNPIYINADISASNG from the coding sequence ATGAAAGCATCGCTTCCAGTCAGCACGATTCCCCTTTTGGCCTTGATGGTTCTGCTGTTATGCCTCGCTGCCTTCGTGCATGCGAGCGACAACGCGCCCGATCTGGTGCTGAAGGGCGAGATCCACGGCAACGACAACCAAACCTACCGCACCGTACCGTTTACGGTGCCGGCGAACGTCACGCGCATCACCGTGCAATTCGAGTACGACGGACGCGATCAGCGCACCACCATCGATCTGGGCATCCTCGGTCCGGACGGTTTTCACGGACAAGACGGCTTTCGCGGATGGACCGGCGGCAGCAAAAAACTTTTCACGATCAGCGCCACCGACGCGACGCCGTCGTTTCTACCCGGGCCGATTCGCGCCGGGCGCTGGGCGTTGTTGCTTGGCATTCCCAATATCCGACCCGCGGTCAGCGCCACTTACACCGCAAAAGTCTGGTTTGGGCATCCAGGCGATCCCGCCTGGTTGCCCGAGGTGTTGAATCCGCCGTTGCGGCAAGGCGCGGCGTGGTATCGCGGCGATCTGCATATGCACGGCGCGCATAGCGACGGCAGTTGCGAGAACCAAAGCGGCGCTCAGCGCGTGCCGTGTCCGTTGTTCCTCACCGTCGACGCAGCGGTGCAACGCGGGCTCGATTTCATCGCGTTGAGCGATCACAACACCGTTTCGCAAATGAACGACATGCGCGAATTGCAGCCGTACTTCGATCGCCTGCTGCTCATACCGGCGCGCGAGATCACCACGTTTACGGGGCACGCGAATCTGTTCGGCACCGACGATCCGGTGGATTTTCGTGTTGGCAGCGCAGATGTCCCAAGCTGGAATGCGCTATTGCAGAACGTCGCCACGTTGCACGGCTTGATATCCATCAATCATCCCGTTCGTCCCGACGACGAAACCTGCATGGGCTGCGGTTCGAAACCGGCGCAACCGGTCGATTGGCATCTCGTGCAAGCGATCGAAGCGGTAAACGGCATGGATGCGATGCTCCCCGATTCGGGCATTCCGTTCTGGCAGCATCTGCTCGATCAGGGTTATCGCCTCACCGCGGTCGGCGGTAGCGACAATCACAACGCCAAGCAGTCCCTTACGCTGCCCGGCGGCGGTTTGATCGGCACGCCTACTACGGTAGTGCACGCAAATGAACTGTCGATGCCGGCGATTCTTGCCGGCATTCGCGCGGGGCATGTGTTTATCGACACGCAAGGCACGCGCGATCGACTGCTTAATCTCACCGCGCAAGTCGGACATCAAACGGCCGAAATGGGCGATGCGATAACCGCCAACGCCGGCGAAAGCGTCCGCTTTACCGTAACTGCCACGGCGCCGCAGGACTCTCGCGTCGAAATCCTGCTGGACGGCAAGACGTGGCAGCCGAAGATCGAGCCGGTCGTGCATGGTTCGCTGAACCAGTCGTTCGATTGGCCCAGCGACGACAAACGCCACTGGATACGCGCCAATGTGCGCGGCGCCAATGGGGAGCTGTTGCTGGTGGGCAATCCGATCTACATCAACGCCGACATATCCGCCTCAAACGGGTAA
- a CDS encoding sensor domain-containing diguanylate cyclase: MFARRLPQNLWSLLAAVLVTGGLAVYALGLARANQSPVALWLSNGALIGWLVRKPLSQTWSFLLAGFIGTLAAKLYLGDPAMTSVAICLCNAAETLMVGAYIRHRFPQITERTRFLDLARVGVIGALVAAAVCAPVTVTILHLWSSPDLGIRINTLIRAHFVGMVIAGSTSLVMVTRQWSRVEKGKILILIRDLLLLTAITVGVFLESHIPMAFMIYPPLLLLVFRHRFVGMVIGMAIIALVITIVTTLNIGPFNLVAGVTPALRVVMAQVFIGVSCFVALPVALALSEQDRLQHRMRESELRYRLLAEHTGDLVMRIRFNGDRMYVSPSIKDLLGWEVEDFLKPRPDLIHPEDRERVAADVARLRSEGGTITSTYRLQHKNGQYVWIEAFARLVQSPDNDSTMDIIYTGRDVSRRVRVEQALLESQVQLRTITDNIPAVIARVDMSQRYTYINRFVEQVSDDTPAQIIGKTVREVRGEALYERLKGPLARAYAGESVMFEYEAPHQGKFLHFQAHYVPDRDADGAIRGVYVLTTEITHIKNVERELLRLAHQDSLTGLANRRFFSERVSATLKQAQRRKTPVLLALADIDNFKSINDTYGHAIGDAVLSEVGRCLQRLVREGEVVARIGGDEFVVLCDDMDNLQQARAFIHSLWERLHMTVQVGDTSVNVKMSIGAAICKDEISADAMMKLADDAMYMAKEAGRDTYRVLLRGVGDSEEAKVTA; the protein is encoded by the coding sequence GTGTTCGCCAGGCGCCTTCCGCAAAACCTATGGTCGCTGCTAGCCGCCGTCCTCGTGACGGGCGGGCTGGCGGTGTACGCCCTGGGTTTGGCGCGCGCGAACCAAAGTCCGGTCGCGTTGTGGCTGTCCAACGGCGCCTTGATCGGTTGGCTGGTACGCAAGCCGCTTTCGCAGACGTGGTCGTTCCTGCTGGCCGGATTTATCGGCACGCTGGCCGCCAAGCTCTATCTGGGCGATCCGGCGATGACGTCGGTGGCGATCTGTTTGTGCAATGCCGCTGAAACGCTGATGGTCGGCGCCTATATTCGCCATCGCTTTCCGCAGATCACCGAGCGGACACGGTTTCTTGATCTCGCCCGCGTGGGTGTGATCGGCGCATTGGTCGCCGCCGCGGTGTGCGCGCCGGTAACGGTGACGATTCTGCACTTGTGGTCGTCGCCGGATCTGGGCATTCGCATCAATACGCTGATCCGCGCGCACTTCGTGGGCATGGTGATCGCCGGCAGCACGTCGCTGGTGATGGTCACGCGTCAATGGAGCCGCGTGGAGAAAGGCAAGATCCTTATCCTGATACGCGATCTGCTCCTGCTCACCGCCATCACCGTGGGCGTGTTTCTGGAATCGCATATCCCGATGGCGTTCATGATCTACCCGCCGCTGTTGCTGCTGGTGTTCCGCCATCGGTTCGTGGGCATGGTGATCGGTATGGCGATCATCGCCCTGGTCATCACCATCGTCACCACGTTGAACATCGGTCCGTTCAACCTCGTTGCGGGCGTTACGCCAGCGTTGCGCGTGGTGATGGCGCAGGTGTTTATCGGCGTATCGTGCTTTGTCGCGTTGCCGGTCGCGTTGGCGCTGTCCGAGCAGGATCGCCTGCAACACCGCATGCGCGAGAGCGAGCTGCGCTATCGCCTGCTGGCCGAACACACCGGCGATCTGGTGATGCGCATCCGCTTCAACGGCGATCGCATGTATGTGTCGCCGTCGATCAAGGATTTGCTCGGCTGGGAGGTGGAGGATTTCCTCAAGCCGCGCCCCGATCTGATCCATCCCGAGGATCGCGAGCGCGTCGCCGCCGATGTGGCGAGGCTGCGCAGCGAGGGCGGCACCATCACGTCCACCTATCGTCTGCAGCATAAAAACGGTCAGTACGTGTGGATCGAAGCGTTCGCGCGTCTGGTGCAGAGCCCGGACAACGACAGCACGATGGACATCATCTACACCGGTCGCGACGTGTCTCGGCGCGTGCGCGTCGAGCAGGCGCTGCTCGAAAGCCAGGTGCAACTGCGCACGATTACCGACAATATTCCGGCCGTGATCGCGCGCGTGGACATGTCGCAGCGCTATACCTATATCAACCGCTTCGTCGAACAGGTTTCCGACGATACGCCCGCGCAGATCATTGGCAAAACGGTGCGCGAAGTGCGCGGCGAAGCGTTGTATGAGCGACTGAAAGGCCCGCTGGCGCGCGCGTACGCGGGCGAATCGGTGATGTTCGAATACGAAGCGCCGCATCAGGGCAAGTTCCTGCATTTCCAGGCGCACTACGTGCCGGATCGGGACGCCGACGGCGCGATTCGCGGCGTCTACGTGCTCACCACCGAAATCACGCACATCAAGAATGTCGAGCGCGAATTGCTGCGGCTGGCGCATCAGGATTCGCTGACGGGTCTGGCCAACCGGCGCTTCTTCAGCGAACGCGTATCGGCCACGCTCAAACAAGCGCAGCGGCGCAAAACGCCGGTGCTGTTGGCGCTGGCGGATATCGACAATTTCAAGTCGATCAACGATACCTACGGTCACGCTATCGGCGACGCGGTGTTGTCGGAAGTCGGTCGCTGCCTGCAACGGTTGGTGCGCGAGGGCGAAGTGGTCGCGCGCATCGGCGGCGATGAATTCGTGGTGTTGTGCGACGACATGGACAACTTGCAACAAGCCCGAGCCTTCATCCACTCGTTGTGGGAACGGCTGCATATGACGGTGCAGGTGGGCGATACCAGCGTCAACGTCAAAATGAGCATCGGCGCAGCGATCTGCAAAGACGAAATATCGGCCGACGCCATGATGAAGCTCGCCGACGATGCGATGTACATGGCAAAGGAAGCGGGCAGGGATACCTATCGCGTACTGCTTCGCGGCGTGGGCGACAGCGAAGAAGCAAAGGTCACTGCCTAG
- a CDS encoding class I SAM-dependent methyltransferase: MADIQHHWDDVYQNKAADTVSWYQARPDTSLMFIADSRLPLDAPLIDVGGGASTLVDHLLNQGYADITVLDISTHALAQAQARLGAHAQQVRWIVNDVSRFEPARTYALWHDRAVFHFLTDDLARAAYVAALRRSLAPDGVAILATFAADGPTRCSGLDVARYDADALYAWFADDFERMAIGRDAHMTPWGATQAFTYLRMRRRAT, translated from the coding sequence ATGGCCGATATCCAGCATCACTGGGACGACGTTTATCAAAACAAGGCCGCCGACACGGTGAGCTGGTATCAGGCACGCCCTGATACATCGTTGATGTTTATCGCGGACAGCCGGCTTCCGCTGGATGCACCTTTGATCGATGTCGGCGGCGGCGCGTCCACGCTGGTCGATCATCTGCTCAATCAGGGTTACGCGGATATCACCGTGCTCGACATTTCCACGCACGCGCTGGCGCAAGCGCAAGCGCGTTTGGGCGCGCACGCGCAACAGGTGCGCTGGATCGTCAACGACGTGTCGCGCTTCGAACCCGCACGCACGTACGCACTATGGCACGATCGCGCCGTGTTTCATTTTCTGACGGACGACTTGGCGAGAGCGGCTTATGTAGCGGCGCTCCGTCGCAGCCTTGCGCCCGATGGTGTCGCGATTCTGGCGACCTTCGCCGCCGACGGCCCTACGCGTTGCAGCGGCCTGGATGTCGCACGCTACGACGCCGATGCGCTGTATGCGTGGTTCGCGGACGATTTCGAGCGTATGGCGATCGGCCGCGATGCGCACATGACGCCGTGGGGCGCGACGCAAGCGTTTACTTACTTGCGTATGCGACGCCGAGCAACATAG
- a CDS encoding phosphatase PAP2 family protein has translation MRALPFLAALSAASLISENAFAGGGFLGIDHRVAYDNSGIWNRNAQLGLLYGTVAGVGVGALAFGDQDTFGDTLWRSVDAMVFTGVTTEAMKYSFQRERPSQTSNPDLFFKGTHAQSFPSGEVSAISAAVTPFMATYGQDHPAVYALALLPAYDAVARVKARAHWQSDVVVGAAMGVGFGIYASRRHSPLILSWLPGGFQVGFIHHFKP, from the coding sequence GTGCGCGCCTTGCCGTTTCTGGCCGCGCTGTCGGCGGCCAGTTTGATCTCGGAAAACGCCTTTGCGGGCGGGGGATTTCTCGGCATCGATCATCGCGTCGCCTACGATAATTCCGGCATTTGGAATCGCAACGCGCAACTGGGTTTGCTCTACGGCACGGTGGCCGGCGTCGGCGTTGGCGCGTTGGCGTTCGGCGATCAGGATACGTTCGGCGATACCTTATGGCGTTCGGTGGATGCGATGGTGTTCACCGGCGTCACCACCGAGGCGATGAAATATTCGTTCCAGCGCGAACGTCCGTCGCAGACCTCCAACCCCGATCTGTTTTTTAAAGGAACGCACGCGCAAAGTTTTCCAAGCGGCGAAGTCTCGGCGATCTCCGCCGCAGTAACGCCGTTTATGGCGACCTATGGCCAGGATCATCCTGCGGTGTACGCGCTTGCGCTATTGCCTGCCTACGATGCGGTCGCACGCGTCAAAGCGCGCGCGCATTGGCAAAGCGATGTGGTGGTCGGTGCGGCGATGGGCGTGGGTTTCGGTATATACGCATCGCGCCGCCATTCGCCGTTGATCCTGAGCTGGTTGCCGGGCGGTTTCCAGGTCGGGTTTATTCACCATTTCAAGCCTTAG
- a CDS encoding histidine kinase dimerization/phospho-acceptor domain-containing protein — protein sequence MTIRSSLFARTLSLRFRITLLVILAIVVILGTATLVIDYRVDNEVAQRADANLLERAQALADIFNTQNKASSSRFPSYRIPTFLADSGTVLFHIDCHDQHVVSSDDAASLAWPALSQGQSVAFADIVQPHDMDLRAITLRFSPESHFTRGLAPDGSVKLASTADAASGCLLGLAVDRSEVLDFQESMDRIELGCVVLGFLAVAILAPLLVMRGLRPLSGLAKAMERIGPETPSVRLADMRITELSPLTARFNEVLSRMEEGLLRERQFASGVAHELRTPLAELRTAIEVELRYPSGRDTHAILTDLGEVGTKMERIVTALLMLTRIEAGIEKLSVQQVDVSALTQALIERHGDRVRQHALTLRTDIASAIVWNADPTLLDVVLGNLLSNALTYASTGSTVVVQCSLLGWSVMNAAPDLSAEDVLRMKQRFWRKGKDAGVHTGLGLVLAASAAHAQSLRLTLSLNEGHLLASVTP from the coding sequence ATGACGATCCGGTCATCACTGTTCGCACGCACGCTGTCGCTGCGGTTCCGCATCACGCTGCTGGTGATTTTGGCGATTGTCGTGATCCTCGGCACGGCCACGCTGGTGATCGACTACCGGGTGGACAACGAAGTCGCGCAGCGCGCGGACGCCAATCTGCTGGAACGCGCGCAAGCGCTGGCGGATATTTTCAACACGCAAAACAAAGCGTCGTCGTCGCGCTTTCCCTCTTACCGCATTCCCACCTTTTTGGCGGACAGCGGCACGGTGTTGTTTCATATCGATTGCCACGATCAGCACGTGGTGTCGTCCGACGACGCGGCGTCGCTGGCGTGGCCGGCGCTGTCGCAGGGGCAATCGGTCGCCTTCGCGGATATCGTGCAGCCGCACGATATGGACTTGCGCGCGATTACCTTGCGCTTCTCGCCCGAATCGCATTTCACGCGCGGTCTTGCGCCCGATGGCAGCGTAAAACTCGCCAGCACCGCCGACGCGGCATCGGGCTGCCTGCTTGGATTGGCGGTCGATCGCAGTGAAGTGCTGGATTTCCAGGAATCGATGGATCGCATCGAACTGGGCTGCGTGGTGTTGGGATTCCTGGCCGTCGCGATCCTGGCGCCGCTCTTGGTGATGCGCGGGCTGCGCCCGTTGTCCGGCTTGGCCAAAGCCATGGAACGCATCGGCCCCGAGACGCCAAGCGTGCGCCTGGCGGACATGCGCATCACGGAACTGTCGCCGTTGACCGCACGCTTCAACGAGGTGTTGTCGCGCATGGAAGAAGGGTTGTTGCGCGAACGTCAATTCGCCAGCGGCGTGGCGCACGAATTGCGTACGCCCTTGGCCGAGCTTCGCACCGCCATCGAAGTGGAATTGCGCTATCCCAGCGGCCGCGACACGCATGCGATCCTTACCGATCTGGGCGAGGTCGGTACGAAGATGGAGCGCATCGTCACCGCGCTTTTGATGCTGACGCGTATCGAGGCGGGCATCGAAAAGCTCAGCGTGCAGCAGGTCGATGTTTCCGCGTTGACGCAGGCGTTGATCGAACGGCACGGAGATCGCGTACGCCAACATGCGCTGACGTTACGTACGGATATTGCGTCTGCCATCGTTTGGAATGCCGACCCAACTTTGCTTGATGTCGTGCTTGGCAATCTGTTGAGCAATGCGCTGACATACGCGTCCACGGGCAGCACCGTGGTCGTGCAATGCTCGCTGCTCGGTTGGTCGGTGATGAACGCCGCGCCGGATCTCAGCGCCGAAGATGTGCTGCGCATGAAGCAGCGCTTTTGGCGCAAAGGGAAAGATGCCGGCGTGCACACTGGGCTTGGCCTGGTGTTGGCCGCATCCGCCGCACATGCGCAATCGCTGCGCCTCACGCTTTCGCTAAACGAAGGGCACTTACTCGCGAGCGTGACGCCCTAA
- a CDS encoding response regulator transcription factor produces the protein MEDSARLRDSLGRGLTASGFTVDVAANGTAACQHLDTYEYELIVLDLGLPGVDGFGVLRHIQGRASRPRVLVLSARDQTADRVDALNRGADDYLVKPFSFDELVARLHALGRRSKDAQTPQLTVGSLNLDPVARVVQVNDTSLSLTPREFSLLELLLRHRGRAFSRSEILERLAGNESNASDRSVEVLVFGLRRKLEPVGMSDLVHTRRGFGYVIPKG, from the coding sequence GTGGAAGACTCCGCGCGACTGCGCGACTCGCTGGGGCGCGGACTCACCGCCTCGGGATTCACCGTGGATGTCGCGGCCAACGGCACGGCCGCCTGCCAGCATCTGGATACCTACGAATACGAGCTGATCGTGCTGGACTTGGGCCTGCCCGGCGTCGACGGTTTTGGCGTGCTGCGCCATATCCAGGGACGTGCATCGCGCCCGCGCGTGTTGGTGCTGTCGGCGCGCGACCAGACCGCCGATCGCGTGGACGCGCTGAATCGCGGCGCGGACGATTACCTCGTCAAACCCTTTTCCTTCGACGAACTGGTGGCGCGTCTGCATGCTTTGGGTCGTCGCTCGAAGGATGCGCAAACGCCGCAATTGACGGTCGGCTCGCTGAACCTCGATCCGGTCGCGCGCGTTGTGCAGGTGAACGACACATCGCTTTCGCTGACGCCGCGCGAGTTTTCGTTGCTGGAATTGTTGCTGCGGCATCGCGGGCGCGCCTTTTCACGCAGCGAAATTCTGGAGCGCCTGGCGGGCAACGAATCGAACGCATCGGACCGCAGCGTGGAAGTACTCGTCTTCGGTCTGCGGCGCAAACTTGAGCCGGTCGGCATGAGCGATCTGGTGCATACGCGGCGCGGCTTCGGTTACGTGATACCGAAAGGCTGA